A window of Ipomoea triloba cultivar NCNSP0323 chromosome 2, ASM357664v1 contains these coding sequences:
- the LOC116006449 gene encoding pentatricopeptide repeat-containing protein At3g14580, mitochondrial produces the protein MILRSLTVYRPRIHQSLLFSSTFVQRSNLSSPEIQHHDNFNPIKHKDWLSPTQVIKIFQNLKDPNSALNLWTQMSKRKDYTPNEALYSAVINKLAEAKNIDAIETLMERIKLERKCRLSDAFFHNVIRIYGNVGGRINKAIETLFDMPNYKCWPSVKTFNFVLNLLVNTKQFEVIHRVYTGAANLGVEIDACCLNIIVKGLCNCGKLEGALQVLDEFPKQNCAPNVRTFSTIMRALCDRGRVDEAFGLLERMERERVEADTIMYNILISGLRKQGRVEEGIEVFNKLMHKGCDPNDGTYQEVLYGLLDAKRFIDAKDFMGVMIDKSVNPSFESYKLMVHGLCDQNLSVHLDWVLKQMVRHGFVPRMGMWKKMVECFLHSKDCCNYVIMSFEDIIADQSP, from the coding sequence ATGATTCTGCGTTCCTTAACTGTTTACAGACCCAGAATCCACCAATCTCTGCTGTTTTCTTCAACTTTTGTTCAAAGATCAAATCTTTCTTCACCTGAAATCCAACATCATGACAACTTTAATCCCATCAAGCACAAAGATTGGCTCAGCCCAACACAAGTGATCAAGATTTTCCAGAATCTGAAAGACCCAAATTCAGCTCTGAATCTATGGACCCAAATGTCAAAACGCAAGGACTATACCCCCAACGAGGCTCTCTACTCCGCAGTCATCAACAAGCTAGCAGAAGCCAAGAACATTGATGCAATTGAGACGCTCATGGAAAGAATCAAACTTGAGAGAAAATGCAGGCTCTCTGATGCGTTTTTCCACAATGTGATCAGGATTTACGGGAATGTAGGCGGGAGAATAAACAAAGCCATAGAGACCCTCTTTGACATGCCGAATTACAAGTGCTGGCCGAGCGTGAAAACCTTCAATTTCGTGCTCAATTTGCTCGTGAACACGAAGCAGTTTGAAGTTATCCATCGAGTGTACACGGGTGCCGCGAATCTGGGCGTGGAGATCGATGCTTGTTGCTTGAATATCATCGTCAAAGGGCTGTGCAACTGCGGGAAACTCGAGGGTGCACTCCAGGTGCTCGACGAATTTCCCAAGCAGAATTGCGCGCCCAATGTGCGGACCTTTTCAACCATTATGCGCGCACTGTGCGACCGGGGGCGAGTCGATGAGGCATTCGGGTTGCTGGAGAGGATGGAAAGGGAGCGAGTGGAGGCGGATACAATcatgtataatatattgatttcgGGACTAAGGAAGCAAGGGAGAGTTGAAGAGGGGATTGAGGTTTTCAACAAGTTGATGCATAAAGGCTGTGACCCAAACGATGGAACTTATCAGGAAGTTCTGTATGGGCTGCTTGATGCCAAGAGGTTTATTGATGCCAAAGATTTCATGGGTGTGATGATTGACAAGAGTGTGAACCCGAGCTTCGAATCGTATAAATTGATGGTCCATGGCTTGTGTGATCAAAATCTGAGTGTTCATTTGGACTGGGTACTTAAGCAGATGGTGAGGCATGGGTTTGTACCAAGAATGGGAATGTGGAAAAAGATGGTTGAATGCTTCTTACATTCCAAAGATTGCTGTAATTATGTTATAATGTCCTTTGAAGACATTATTGCAGACCAATCTCCATAG